Part of the Syntrophales bacterium genome is shown below.
CACAGGTTCTCGAGACAGGACGGGTGGAAAAGGGCAATATCCGGGGCGTGCTTGTCGAAACCGGGATCATCAAATCCCAGGTGGGGGCGGTGGTGAAAATCGGCGCCCGGGCCACAGGCAGACTGGATAAAATGCTCGTCAAGGTGGGAGACCGGGTCAAGGCCGGACAATTTATCGCCAAAATAGACGACCGGGAAACCCTGAAAGCGATCGATCAGCAGAAGGCCGCCCTGCGCGTCGCCCAAAGCACCCTGGCGCAGACCAAACTTACCTACCCGCAGAAAATAAAGGAGGCGGAGGCGAATCGGAGCTACGCCCGCATCGCCTACGAGCGCCAGCAGGAACTGCTCAAAAAGGAATACACTACAAAAGATGCGCTGGACCGGGCGCAGAATCAATCCCTGGCGGCGGAGGCGGTTTTGCAGCGGCTCAAAGAGGAGTTCGTCACGCAAGAGCAGATCGCCAACTCCACGATCAAAGAAATAACGGCCCAGCTCGAACAGCAGGAGATCCGGCTTTCCTATACGCGCATCTATTCGCCGCTCGCCGGGATCGTCGCCGATGTCACCGGGCAGGAGGGCGAAACGATCGTCGCCGGTCTTCAGGTCGCCAACCTCGTTACGGTTCTCGATCCGACGCGACTCGAAATGTGGACTTATATTGACGAAACCGATGTCGGCCGGGCAAAAAATGGGCAGATGGTCGAATACACCGTCGATACCTTCCCCGACCGCACCTTCGCCAGTTCAATCGAGAGAATCAACCCCCAGCCGGTCGTCAAGGACAACATCGTTTATTACCTCGCAACGGTGAAAGTCTCCCCCGCCGACGCGGCCTTCCTCCGTCCGGAGATGACAACCCATGTGAAGATCGTCCTGACCGAAAAGTCAGACGTGCTGACGGTTCCGAACGCCGCGATCAAATTCGAAAAAGGACGTCAGATCGCATATATAGCAGCGAAAGGTTCCCGGTCCGTCAAAAAGGTGCAGTTGAAGCTCGGAATCCGCGGCGAAGAGCGCACCGAGGTTCTCTCCGGGGTTGCCGAGGGAACCGAACTTGCGACAAAACTCGTCCTGCCGACCGCGCCCAAGAACGGCGCTGCTAAAAACGCGAGT
Proteins encoded:
- a CDS encoding efflux RND transporter periplasmic adaptor subunit; translation: MKKKLLWAVVLIAILSAGGFAGYKKLYPKPQTQVLETGRVEKGNIRGVLVETGIIKSQVGAVVKIGARATGRLDKMLVKVGDRVKAGQFIAKIDDRETLKAIDQQKAALRVAQSTLAQTKLTYPQKIKEAEANRSYARIAYERQQELLKKEYTTKDALDRAQNQSLAAEAVLQRLKEEFVTQEQIANSTIKEITAQLEQQEIRLSYTRIYSPLAGIVADVTGQEGETIVAGLQVANLVTVLDPTRLEMWTYIDETDVGRAKNGQMVEYTVDTFPDRTFASSIERINPQPVVKDNIVYYLATVKVSPADAAFLRPEMTTHVKIVLTEKSDVLTVPNAAIKFEKGRQIAYIAAKGSRSVKKVQLKLGIRGEERTEVLSGVAEGTELATKLVLPTAPKNGAAKNASGSRP